From Streptomyces sp. GSL17-111, one genomic window encodes:
- a CDS encoding quaternary amine ABC transporter ATP-binding protein has protein sequence MSTTEHAQGAATEPVFAVRNLWKVFGPKAERIPGDERLAELSAAELTARTGCTAAVRDVSFDVHPGEVFVVMGLSGSGKSTLVRCLTRLIEPTSGTLHIDGEDVRAMDKSRLRELRRHRAAMVFQHFGLLPHRTVLDNIAYGLEIQGLGRAERRARAEEMLAKVGLDRLGDRRPGQLSGGQQQRVGLARALATDPEVLLFDEPFSALDPLIRRDMQDEVVRLHREEGRTMVFITHDLSEALRLGDRIALMRDGGVVQLGTPEEIVAAPADDYVRDFVRDVPREQVITLRRAMRPAVGDEATTGVVLPPSTRVVDAIEAVARTGEHVRVGEDGHVLGVVCHSRLLAVVAGLDSGYGGEPQGAKAAVI, from the coding sequence ATGTCCACCACCGAGCATGCTCAGGGTGCGGCCACCGAACCGGTGTTCGCGGTCCGCAACCTGTGGAAGGTCTTCGGCCCGAAGGCCGAGCGCATACCCGGCGACGAGCGGCTCGCCGAGCTGAGCGCGGCGGAGCTCACCGCGCGCACCGGCTGCACCGCCGCCGTCCGCGACGTCTCCTTCGACGTGCACCCGGGCGAGGTCTTCGTCGTCATGGGCCTGTCCGGCTCCGGCAAGTCGACGCTGGTGCGCTGCCTGACCCGGCTCATCGAGCCGACCAGCGGCACCCTGCACATCGACGGCGAGGACGTCCGCGCCATGGACAAGTCACGGCTGCGCGAGCTGCGCCGGCACCGGGCCGCCATGGTCTTCCAGCACTTCGGCCTGCTGCCGCACCGCACCGTCCTGGACAACATCGCCTACGGCCTGGAGATCCAGGGCCTGGGCAGGGCCGAACGCCGCGCCCGCGCCGAGGAGATGCTCGCGAAGGTGGGCCTGGACCGGCTCGGGGACCGCCGTCCCGGCCAGCTCTCCGGCGGCCAGCAGCAGCGCGTCGGCCTCGCCCGCGCCCTGGCCACCGACCCCGAGGTGCTCCTCTTCGACGAGCCGTTCAGCGCCCTCGACCCGCTGATCCGCCGCGACATGCAGGACGAGGTCGTCCGGCTGCACCGCGAGGAGGGCCGCACGATGGTCTTCATCACCCACGACCTCTCCGAGGCGCTGCGCCTGGGCGACCGCATCGCCCTCATGCGCGACGGCGGGGTGGTGCAGCTCGGCACGCCCGAGGAGATCGTGGCCGCGCCCGCCGACGACTACGTGCGGGACTTCGTCCGCGACGTGCCGCGCGAGCAGGTCATCACGCTGCGCCGGGCCATGCGTCCGGCGGTGGGCGACGAGGCCACCACCGGCGTCGTGCTCCCGCCCTCTACGCGCGTCGTCGACGCGATCGAGGCGGTGGCCCGCACCGGCGAGCACGTCCGCGTCGGTGAGGACGGCCACGTCCTCGGCGTCGTCTGCCACTCCCGGCTGCTCGCCGTCGTCGCGGGGCTCGACTCGGGGTACGGCGGGGAGCCCCAGGGCGCGAAGGCGGCCGTCATATGA